The Leptolyngbya sp. 'hensonii' genome includes a region encoding these proteins:
- a CDS encoding acetoacetate decarboxylase family protein: MVYPAAPWTLKGYGVQSLYWVRCDRARPFIPPELQPVEVWPGWTIGTVYLAHYGAGSTLEYNELIVVAGMVRLGKRLGAWISHIYVDHPDSVAGGREIWGLPKELAQFTWESGQCTVRQGDRLLCRLSYQQPFYLWQQSLKVPSFGNLQGSLLWFEGQAQFRLGLTWAQLEIPEASPFFDLHLGSPVMTLQMADLNLLASPPA; encoded by the coding sequence ATGGTTTATCCCGCTGCACCCTGGACATTAAAAGGCTATGGCGTCCAGTCCCTGTACTGGGTCCGCTGCGATCGCGCCCGTCCCTTCATCCCACCGGAACTCCAGCCAGTGGAAGTCTGGCCAGGGTGGACGATTGGCACAGTTTATCTGGCCCATTACGGCGCTGGCTCCACCCTGGAGTACAACGAGTTGATCGTCGTGGCGGGGATGGTGCGCCTGGGGAAACGCCTGGGAGCCTGGATTTCCCACATCTATGTGGATCACCCTGACTCAGTGGCTGGGGGGCGGGAGATCTGGGGGTTGCCGAAGGAACTGGCCCAATTCACCTGGGAATCAGGGCAATGCACCGTCAGGCAGGGCGATCGGCTGCTCTGCCGGTTGTCTTACCAACAGCCTTTTTACCTCTGGCAACAGTCCTTAAAGGTGCCTAGTTTTGGCAACCTTCAGGGCTCCTTACTCTGGTTTGAAGGGCAGGCTCAGTTTCGGCTTGGGTTAACCTGGGCCCAGTTGGAGATCCCAGAGGCAAGTCCTTTCTTTGACCTCCATCTGGGATCTCCCGTGATGACGCTTCAGATGGCCGATCTGAACCTGCTTGCCAGTCCGCCTGCGTGA